The sequence CAAGGCCGCCACCTGATCGACCTCGGAAGCCAGTACCGCGAGTGGGCGCGGCGCAGCCTCGACGTCATCGGGTGTGTCATAGCAAAGCATGATCCGTCGCAGCTCGGGGATCACCGCGTGAACGCCATCTTCGGCCTCCGGATCGCCGTAGTACGGCTGCCCTGTAAGGACCTCAGTCCCGAAGCGCAGTGCTTTGGACAGCGCCAGGACCAGCGATGGCGGCGCCTTTCGCGCCCCGGATTCCAACTTCTGGATGTAGCTCGGCGAGACAGAGGCTTTCTGCGCCAGCTGAGCCGTGGACAGCTTCCGCGTCCTGCGGGCGACGCGGAGGCGGTCGCCCAGCATGAGGTTTTCATTCATCGGTAGATCGGTCCCTTCGCGATGAGGCGCACTCGCTTCAGAGTACGGACATTCCAGTTCCGCGCGACTGCCGTCGCCAACTGTTAACGGGGCTGGTGGCACTGGATGGCTAGACCAAGATCGCCTGGTGGGGCTGACTCTTCCCTACTTGGTGATCCCACGCCTTGCGGGGCGATTGAGAAATGGCACTTATACCTGCAATCGCGACATCATTTGGCGCCGGCGAGGGGCGCCCGGGGCCGGCCGTCAAGGGTCACCGCACGAAAAAGTGCGGACAATTTGTCCGCGAACGCCGATCACGCTGTGGAAGTATCTGCTTGCACTCGGTGCCGCACCGCCGTCGGCGCCAGCGAGAAGAGGCGATGCAAGCCCGCCACGGACGCACACACCTGCACCGCCCCATCTCACCGATTCCGCAAGCTAGTTCGACGATTTTCGCGCTGTCGTGACGCCTGGTCACCCGGCCTAGACTCGAGGTCGTTTGCCCGGCGTCGGGCGTGCGCCACCAGGGGTGCACGCCGCTTCACGCCCTGGCCTCGGCCGAGGGCACCGCCGGGTGGGCGCCCGGTTCCGATGAATGAATGAGGGGTGTTCCCGTGCCCGAGAAGGTCACCAAGGACAAGGTGCTGTGCTACGTCGTGCGCGACGGAAAGCTGCTGGTATTCCGGCACACCGAATACAGCTACGAAGAGGTCGGCATCCAGGTCCCGGCCGGCAGCATCCGTGAGGGCGAGACGCCGGATGCGGCGGCCCTGCGGGAGGCCCGCGAAGAGACCGGCCTGAAGGACTTCAAGATCGTGCGGAAGCTCGGCGAGGCCGAGTACGACATCAGCCCGTACCGGTTCGAACTCCAGCGCCGTCACGTCTTCCACCTGGAGCTGACTGAGCCCACTCCAGAGCGGTGGATGAGCCAGGAGGACCACGACGGGGAGCAGGAGCCCACGCACTTCGAGTGCTTCTGGATTCCGCTGGAAGCCGCCCACATCCTCCAGTCCGGCCAGGGCGCCCTCCTGGGACGCCTGTACGACTGATCCCCGTCCGGTCACGGCCCCGGGAGGCAGCCGATGCACCGCACCACCGAACAGCACGAGCATGATCCGATCGCCCAGATGTACCGCGGCTTGGACGCCGAGGATACCGACAGCGCCGTATCAGTGATCTTGAAGTTACGCGGTGAGACCTGCGACATCGACTGCCTGTACTGCTATGAGAAGCGCAAGGAGGCCCCGGGAGGAGCCCGGATCGACGCCGGCCAAGTTCGTCGGCTCGCCGAGCTCTTCCAGGGGCGTTCGCTCGCCGTGGAGCTTCACGGCGGTGAACCGCTGACCGCCGGCCGCGACCACGTCGCCGAGGTCCTGCGCGAACTGGCCAGCCAGCCCAGAGTGGTCCGTGTCTCGATGCAGACCAACGGCGTGCTGCTGGACGAACAGTGGCTGGACCTCTTCGATGCCCTGTACCCGGGCCTTGAGATCGGCATCTCTCTGGACGGGGACGCGGCGGGGAACGCCTGGCGGGTCGGCTACGACGGCCAGCCGGTCTACCCGCGCGTCGCCGCCGCGCTGCGGCTGCTGGCCAATCGCGGCCGGAAGACCGGAGTCATCGCCGCGGTCACCCCGGCCGTGCTCGGACGCGCCGAAGCGGTCCTGGACCACGTCGCCGGCTTCGAGGCGGTCAACGCCGTCAGCTTCGTGCCCTGCTTCGACACCTCCGTCCAGCGTCCCACCGCCACTCCAGGGCTGCGCATTCCGGTAAGCCGACAACTCCAGCGCACTGCCGTGCGCGGCCATGCTGGTCCCGCGTGGGCGATCAGTCCAGCCGAGTATGCCGAGTTCGTGCTTGCCGCCACGATCCGGTGGATCAGCGCCGGGTATTTCACCCGCCTGAAGCTGGAACCCGCTGTGTCCACCATTCGGCGGCTGCGCGGGCTAGACACCGGCTTCTGCCACTTCTCCAACCTCAAGTGCGACCATGTCTTCACGTTCTACCCGGACGGCCGCCTCGGCAGCTGCGACGAACTGCCCTGGCCCCAGGCCGTGATCGGCCGCCTGGACCAGGTGCCCGACCAGGACGCGGTCATTGCCGGGCAGCGGCGGCTGCCCCTGCTGAACCAGGGCAGGGGTCTGATGGAGCGGTGCACTACCTGCGCCTACCGGTCCGCGTGCGGCGGCGGCTGTGTGGCCACTCGCTGGCGCCATGACCAAGCTGGGTGCCAGGACGCCTACTGCGACTACCGGATGCGGATGATTGACGGCATCGCCGCGATCCTCGCCCAACCCGCCCACCCGGAGGGCGCCTGGTGCCGCACCATGCGTTGGCGCCCCCGTACCCCGAACAGCATGCGCGACGTTGCTGCCTTCCTCGCCCGCTGGGACCGCGCCAACGCGGCCAGGACGCCTGTGCGGCTGCACACCAGTGCGCACGGCAACATCAACACTGTGGGCTTGCCCGGCATCCACGAGGCCGACGACCTCGACCCGGCCCACCCCCAGTGGCGCGAGGCGATCGAGCCCGGGGTGCGGCCTCTGATCGACACCGTCACCCGGATGTGGGGACTGATCACGTACGACAGCTGCCAGGGCCACGCCTACACCGGCCTTGACCTGGAGCCCGCCGAACGCAGAGTCGGCATCCTCCCGCGCAACCGAGCCGAGTACGCCCAAACTGCCGCGGCCCTGTGCCGCGCGGTCACCGCGGCCGCCCCTACCTTGCCCGCCGCGGTGCAGGTGACCGTCGGGCGCGCGGAGCTGACCTGCGAGGCCACGAACCGGACCACCCACGTGCTCGACCTGGCACTGCGGCTGGCCCCAGGCCATGACTGGCCGGCGTACTTCGACGCCGTGGACGCGGCCACCGAGGCTGTCGCGGACGCGCTGCGCGGCGAGGCCCCTTCAGCTGGCCGCTGCTGTTCCTGCCCAGTGCCGCAACCCACCGCTCCCTCCTCCGAGGAGATATCGGCGTGAGCAGTGCCTCGGACACGCTGACGATCCACCAGTTACTTGGGCGGATCGTGTACTTCCACGCCCTGTTCATCGAACCCGAGCTTCGCCCCAGCATGCCGCCCGCGCCGGGTCCGGCGTGCTGCAACCACGCCACCGCCCCGGGGCAACTCTCCGTCGGTGAGCTGCTGCCGGACTCCGCCTGGAGGGCCCTCGTCGAGGTGGCGGCCACCCTCCCGGCACATCACCGGCCGTGCCCGAAGGCCACAGGCGCCTGCTGCGCCACGTGCCACGTCGCCTCTGCAGCCACAGCGGTCGCGGCCGGATGGGCACAGACCGAGTGCCACAGCTACCGGCAGGCCAATCCAACCGAAACTTTCCTGCGCGACTGTGGCCACGCGGCGGCAGCCCGTCTCGGGCGGGTCTTCGCCACCCAACACGCAGCCCACTGCCCGGCGTTGGATCGGCTCACAGTGCCGGAGGCGCTCCCCGATACCGAGGAGCTGCCGCTGACCGGCGAACTGCTGGCTTTGTGGGCCGAACCGACAGCCACCACCCGCCACCCCGTGGCGAGTTGGCTCAACCACTGCACCGGCCTGGACGACGTCTGCCGAGTGCTCGAAACGAGAAGGACCGACCCGTGATCCACATCGCCGAGACCGTCGCGGTCGGCAGCATCGAGGGATTCCTTGGCTCCGAGGAGCAGACCCGGCTCGCCACCGCGATGGATAACTTCCTCTCCTGTGAAGCACGCGCCCGCTTCGGTGCAGAACGGACCACCTCCATCCACGAGATCCCCGGCCACTCCCACAAGCAGGCGATGACGGTGTACGAGCCAGCCGGGCGGGTGGAGATACCGCAGATCCCGGCCGAGGCCGAACAGGTTCTGCAGCACGCCTTCAACCGTGCCCGCACCGCCCTGTCCCGCGTCATGCCGTCAATCACCGCATGCCGACCGTGGACGTACGTCGAGTACGGTCCCGGCCAGCACATCACCGGCCACCTCGACGGCATCTCCCCCGACCCGATCGCCTGGCCGAGACAGATTGCCGGAATCAGCGTCGTGATCAGCGAAGCGGAGGCCGGCGGCGCCTTCTACGTCGAGAGCTCCTCCAGCAACCGCCTGTGGGACACCCGTCTCGACCAGGCCGCGGACCACGGCTACGCGGACGGCATGTGGCTAGCCCACGACGGGGCCGACCATTCCGCCGACTGGTTCAGGCAGATGCCCCGCACCCGTTGGAGCGTGAGTGCTGCCCCAGGCACCGCCCTACTGTACGGATCCCAGCTCACCCACGGCACCGAGCCAGTGGCCCGCGGCCGGGTCGCGAAGTTCATCAGCTGGCTGATCGCCGAGAAGCACGAGGGGTGAGCCGCATGCTGCTGGCCCTGGAGGGGATCGCCGGAGCCGGGAAGAGCACGCTGCGTGACCGGCTCTTGTCCGCGGCCATGTCCGAGGGCATCCGCCTCGGACACATCGGCCAGTTCGCCTGGCTGTCGCTCGAGGCCACCCGCGCCCTCACCGGTCTGCGGGGCGGGCGACCCGCGCCGACCGGCGAGCAGGCGCTGTCCGCCGCCCGTCGTGACCTGGAACTCCACGCCTGCCACAACCTCGCCCCCGCCCTGTCCCTGGGCCCGGTGGTCGCCGACCGGCTCACCCTGTCGACCGCCTGCCTGCTCTCCCTGCTGCACGACCGTCCCGTCGCCGACTACGTCCGGAATTTGGCCGAGGTGACGCCGGCGCGGGCAGAGCTGACCGTCCTGCTGACCACCGAGCCCGAGCTGTGCCATGCCCGGCTCTCCCAACGGGCCACCTCGCGCCGCTTCGGTGAGGATCCGCCGACCGCCGCCCGGCTCGCCGACCTGTACGAGCAGGCCGCCACCGCCTGGACCGAGACGACCGGGCTGCCCGTGCTGCGGCACCCGTGCACCGCCGAGCCCGACCTCGACCTGCTGACCGCCGCCTGCCTGGACCAGCTGCGTGCAGCCGCCCCGCGTACGGCGCGAAGTTAGAGGAGCCGCCCCATGCACCTGCACCCCCTTCACCCCGCCGTCTGGGTCCTTGATCAGCTCCGTGACACCGGGTGGCAAGCGCACGATCTGCTCTCCTTCACCCGCGCCAGCACCCTGGTGCTCGTCAGCCGCGGCGGCGCGTCCCCGGTGGTCCTCAAGGCCGGCTTCGGCAGCAACCACGTCCTGGCCGAGCTGGACGAGGACAGCCGCAAAGCCGCCTACGGCTTCTACTGGTACGCGGAAATGACCGAGGCCGAACGTGCCCTGACCCGCGAGGACTTCCGCCACGAGATCGCCGTCATCCGCGCCGCCGCAGGGGCCGAGCACATAGTGCCGCTGCTGGAGGGGGGCAGCACCGACCGGTTCGACTGGTACACCATGCCGTTCTGTACTGGCGGCAACTTCCGGCCCTTCCTGACAGCGGCCGATGGCCACGACCAGGTGGCGGCCGGGCTGGGCATCTTGGCTGACGTCGCCGAGGGACTACGGGCCCTGCACGAGCGCGGCATCGTGCACCGCGACGTCTACCAGGAGAACATCCTCATCCACGACGGCCGCGGGCTGATCACCGACCTCGGCGCAGCCCGCCTCACCCACACCCCCCGCGGGCCGGCTGCCCGCGGCCCCGAAGTCCACTGGCCCCCGGAGTACGCGACCTCCTACGACCGTGCCACCCCGGCCGCCGACGCCTTCAGCCTTGCAGTCCTGATCTACCGCTTCCTCTGCGCGGACATCCCCCGGCATGGCCACTCGCGACTCGGTACTGCCCCCACCGGCCTCCAACCGGTGATCTCCGCGGCCCTGGCTCCCGCTCCACAGCACCGACCCGCGATGAGCGAACTCCGCGACGCCCTGTCCCAGGCAGCCGCTTCGCTGACCAAGCCCGGCCACTGAACCACGCCCTCGGAGGGATACCGCAGTGAACACCGCACGTTCGCCGCCTCACCCCCGGCTCCAAAGGTGCACGGCCCCAACACCCCTTTCAGGAAAGGACGAGCACACTCATGAACGACCGGATCAGCAACTTCCTCGCCGCCGTGGACGACCTCCGCAGCGACGACAAGACCGTACGTACCACTGCCCACACCTCCAGCGTCTCCGCCGAGGGCTGGCCTACGACCGAGGTCCCGGCAACCACCGACGCTGCCACGGGCACTGACGCCGCCTGACCGCCGCGCACCACACCGGCGGCAGGCCGCCGGTGAGCATCTCCTGGGGTCGGACCACCACGGTCCGGCCCCAGGCCCCGCCCCGACGGAAGGACCCGACTCGTGGACGCGCCCACCACCGCCTTCTCGTATGCCCCCATCCAGAGCCTGCACCGCGACCGCACCCGGCGGATCCACGCCGTCGTCCAGCCCAACTCCCTGCATCCGGCCGACACCGCCGCGGCCTCGGTGACGGCCGGAGCCGACTACTGCCTGGCCCACCATGTCCTCGAAGGCGCCGAGGCGGCCGCCCGCGCCCGCGACACCACCACCTTCGACTGGTACGGCGCCCACCCCGACGCGAACACGGCGACGCTGTCCACCTCCACGGCCGTCGGGCCGCGCATCGTGATCAACCCCGACCTGGACCGCCTGCCCCGTTCGGCGTTTTCCGAGACCCCCTACTACGTGCTGGGCCCCGACACCACCGCCGCGCGGAAGGACCTGCGCGAGTTGGCCACCGCCGCATACAACGCCGGTGCCCAAACGGGATTCGGCCCCCTGCTCACCGCCCATGCCGTCGTCTTGGTCCTGCTCCGGCGCAAGCAGCTCGGCGACACACTCGACAGCTGGACCATCACCCGCCTGCCCGGCACTGTCTTCAGCGATCACGTTGACGAGCCCATCGTCCTGGCCCGCGACCTCGTCCACGAATCCGGCCACAACTGGCTTAACGACGCCCTCGCCGCCACCGCCAGCAAGATCAGTGACGAAGCGCAGTTCTACTCACCGTGGAAGAGGACGATGCGCCCCGCCTTCGGCTTCCTCCACGCCTGTTGGGCCTTCCCCCTCACCATGATCTACACCGCCCGCGTCCTGTCCCAGACCACCGGCGCCCTGCATCAGTTCCTGACCGCCTACCTGGACCAGCAGCGCGGCCTGCTCGCCCCGACCGCCGACGACCACGCCCGCGTGCTCGCCCTCATCCCCGACAACGGCCTACGCCAGCGTCTGCACGCCGTCCATCACGAGGCCCTCAGCCTGTGAACCACACCGACGCCCCCACCACTTCACCGGCTACCAGCCCCGCTGACCGAGCACACGAGCCTGGCCTCATCCTGCGCATCCACCCCGCCGGCCAACGCCCGGTACAGGCGCACATCGGAGCGGCCAGCCTCGAACTCAGCGCGCCCATCGGGGAGAACACCGCCTTCAACGTCGGCTCTGTCGCCAAGCAGATCACCGCGTACCTGTGTGTGCACGCAGCGCGCAACGGTCTCCTACACCTCGGCCAGCCGGTCGGCGACATCCTGCCGCGCTTCCGCATCGCAGGCGTAACCGTCGGCGACCTCATCCAGCACCGGGGCGGGATCCGCGACGCCGAATCCCTGCTCTCACTGGCCGGCTTCCGCGACCTCGACCACTACACCGCCGACGACCTGCTGCAACTCGCCTACCGCCAGCAACACCGCGCCGTCGAGCCTGGCAGCTTCCTATACAGCAACACTGGCTACCTCCTCCTCGGCG is a genomic window of Streptomyces sp. Edi2 containing:
- a CDS encoding radical SAM protein encodes the protein MHRTTEQHEHDPIAQMYRGLDAEDTDSAVSVILKLRGETCDIDCLYCYEKRKEAPGGARIDAGQVRRLAELFQGRSLAVELHGGEPLTAGRDHVAEVLRELASQPRVVRVSMQTNGVLLDEQWLDLFDALYPGLEIGISLDGDAAGNAWRVGYDGQPVYPRVAAALRLLANRGRKTGVIAAVTPAVLGRAEAVLDHVAGFEAVNAVSFVPCFDTSVQRPTATPGLRIPVSRQLQRTAVRGHAGPAWAISPAEYAEFVLAATIRWISAGYFTRLKLEPAVSTIRRLRGLDTGFCHFSNLKCDHVFTFYPDGRLGSCDELPWPQAVIGRLDQVPDQDAVIAGQRRLPLLNQGRGLMERCTTCAYRSACGGGCVATRWRHDQAGCQDAYCDYRMRMIDGIAAILAQPAHPEGAWCRTMRWRPRTPNSMRDVAAFLARWDRANAARTPVRLHTSAHGNINTVGLPGIHEADDLDPAHPQWREAIEPGVRPLIDTVTRMWGLITYDSCQGHAYTGLDLEPAERRVGILPRNRAEYAQTAAALCRAVTAAAPTLPAAVQVTVGRAELTCEATNRTTHVLDLALRLAPGHDWPAYFDAVDAATEAVADALRGEAPSAGRCCSCPVPQPTAPSSEEISA
- a CDS encoding HEXXH motif-containing putative peptide modification protein; protein product: MDAPTTAFSYAPIQSLHRDRTRRIHAVVQPNSLHPADTAAASVTAGADYCLAHHVLEGAEAAARARDTTTFDWYGAHPDANTATLSTSTAVGPRIVINPDLDRLPRSAFSETPYYVLGPDTTAARKDLRELATAAYNAGAQTGFGPLLTAHAVVLVLLRRKQLGDTLDSWTITRLPGTVFSDHVDEPIVLARDLVHESGHNWLNDALAATASKISDEAQFYSPWKRTMRPAFGFLHACWAFPLTMIYTARVLSQTTGALHQFLTAYLDQQRGLLAPTADDHARVLALIPDNGLRQRLHAVHHEALSL
- a CDS encoding protein kinase translates to MHLHPLHPAVWVLDQLRDTGWQAHDLLSFTRASTLVLVSRGGASPVVLKAGFGSNHVLAELDEDSRKAAYGFYWYAEMTEAERALTREDFRHEIAVIRAAAGAEHIVPLLEGGSTDRFDWYTMPFCTGGNFRPFLTAADGHDQVAAGLGILADVAEGLRALHERGIVHRDVYQENILIHDGRGLITDLGAARLTHTPRGPAARGPEVHWPPEYATSYDRATPAADAFSLAVLIYRFLCADIPRHGHSRLGTAPTGLQPVISAALAPAPQHRPAMSELRDALSQAAASLTKPGH
- a CDS encoding NUDIX domain-containing protein, encoding MPEKVTKDKVLCYVVRDGKLLVFRHTEYSYEEVGIQVPAGSIREGETPDAAALREAREETGLKDFKIVRKLGEAEYDISPYRFELQRRHVFHLELTEPTPERWMSQEDHDGEQEPTHFECFWIPLEAAHILQSGQGALLGRLYD